One region of Jatrophihabitans cynanchi genomic DNA includes:
- a CDS encoding helix-turn-helix transcriptional regulator, translating to MFPAAGSDAPPVGRDQELARLHVLVESVAAGDGSALLIEGAAGMGKSALVRAAARTGERSGLHVLSARAIATERDFPYGVAIALFERALAPAGSSERAAQFAGAAELVSPLFRGLPVADGERSTFAMLHGLFWLAVNLAQSRPLLLCVDDLHAADEGSLGFLAHLTARLDELPIGLVAATRPPAGEEHDPALATVRAELGRNRLTLSALPPAAVAEIVRARMSDADDELVAVCADVTKGNPYYIHEMLRALADDAPVPSADLGQRLRDVGFATISRAALFRLGRLGSSAIALARALAVLGDGSQLRLVAALAEVRPDVAARTADVLVAEEIVMAGRALEFVHPLIGQSIEQELAPQQRGRLHLRAARLLSSEGAAASLVAAHLVRAPAAADPWVVEVLRASAEHARRGGLPAVAVRELSRALEEPPQAEQRPLVLAELGAAELAAGAPGAVEHLTQATELHSGAERVALQRTLARALAAQGNRLGAAKVLEAALDEVALSAPALEDEVISDYLVNSMFDPGSRQRAVRRTARLQRSVPGGRTAAERSLLAAMALRSAQDAEGARRSAALARRAWHDGDLLDDQGVDGTGWLMVVWAYQLCDELQAAAHVASTVLQRARESSSIDAFASASYTRGRTEFDLGRLNEAQADIEQTIAAGESGWARFQETAYALCAIIQVERGELENAATSIDAVYRPDMVGGMERAWLAFARGRLELARNRPSDALLQFLRAGNWLSDELAVEHSALPWRDFAGRAAFAIGEPDRARKLAEPLAALGERAGLPVIRARGLRVLGLLEPGDVGIAMLREASALFGSAGAALDQAEVLIDIGARLRRGGDRAAARPPLATALDRAAALGAVRLAELARQELAAAGARPRTERRSGPDALTPSERRVARLAAEGLSNPQIAQALFVTPKTVEYHLRHAYQKLGITGRGGLSAALAEG from the coding sequence GTGTTCCCTGCGGCCGGCTCGGACGCACCCCCGGTGGGGCGCGATCAGGAGCTGGCCCGGCTGCACGTGCTGGTCGAGTCGGTGGCGGCGGGCGACGGCAGCGCGCTGCTGATCGAGGGTGCCGCCGGGATGGGAAAGTCCGCCTTGGTGCGCGCTGCGGCCAGGACTGGCGAGCGCTCCGGATTGCACGTGCTGAGCGCCCGGGCGATCGCGACCGAGCGGGACTTCCCGTACGGCGTGGCCATCGCGCTGTTCGAGCGTGCCCTGGCCCCGGCCGGGTCGAGCGAGCGGGCAGCGCAGTTCGCCGGCGCCGCCGAGCTGGTGTCGCCGCTGTTCCGTGGGCTGCCGGTGGCCGACGGTGAGCGTTCGACGTTCGCCATGCTGCACGGCCTGTTCTGGCTGGCTGTGAATCTCGCGCAGAGCCGGCCGCTGCTCCTGTGCGTCGACGACCTGCACGCCGCGGACGAGGGCTCGCTGGGCTTCCTGGCGCACCTGACCGCGCGGCTGGACGAGCTGCCGATCGGGCTGGTGGCTGCGACACGGCCGCCGGCAGGGGAGGAGCACGACCCGGCGCTGGCGACCGTGCGCGCAGAGCTCGGCCGAAACCGGCTGACGCTGTCTGCGCTGCCGCCCGCCGCGGTCGCCGAGATCGTGCGGGCCAGGATGTCGGACGCCGACGACGAACTCGTTGCCGTCTGCGCTGACGTCACCAAGGGCAACCCGTACTACATCCACGAGATGCTGCGCGCGCTGGCCGATGACGCCCCCGTCCCGTCCGCCGACCTCGGCCAGCGGCTGCGGGACGTGGGATTCGCGACGATCAGCCGGGCGGCGCTGTTCCGGCTGGGACGGCTCGGTTCCAGCGCGATCGCCCTGGCGCGCGCGCTCGCGGTACTCGGGGACGGCAGCCAGCTGCGTCTCGTCGCCGCCCTCGCCGAGGTGCGACCGGACGTCGCGGCGCGGACCGCGGACGTGCTCGTCGCCGAGGAGATCGTGATGGCCGGGCGCGCACTGGAGTTCGTGCATCCGCTCATCGGCCAGTCGATCGAGCAGGAGCTGGCGCCCCAGCAGCGCGGTCGGCTGCACCTGCGCGCGGCCCGGCTGCTGTCCAGCGAGGGCGCTGCCGCATCGCTGGTGGCCGCGCACCTGGTGCGAGCACCCGCAGCAGCCGACCCGTGGGTCGTCGAGGTGTTGCGGGCCTCCGCCGAGCATGCCCGCCGCGGCGGGCTGCCCGCCGTCGCGGTGCGGGAGTTGAGCCGAGCGCTGGAGGAGCCTCCCCAGGCCGAGCAGCGCCCGCTCGTGCTTGCCGAGTTGGGTGCTGCCGAACTCGCAGCCGGCGCGCCGGGCGCCGTCGAGCACCTGACCCAGGCGACCGAGCTGCACAGCGGCGCGGAGCGGGTGGCGCTGCAGCGCACGCTGGCCCGTGCGCTGGCCGCGCAGGGCAACCGCCTCGGCGCGGCGAAGGTGCTGGAAGCGGCGCTGGACGAGGTGGCGTTGAGCGCCCCCGCGCTCGAGGACGAGGTGATCAGCGACTACCTGGTGAACTCGATGTTCGACCCCGGGTCGCGCCAGCGCGCCGTCCGGCGGACCGCCCGGCTGCAGCGCTCGGTACCGGGCGGCCGGACGGCAGCGGAGCGGTCGCTGCTCGCCGCGATGGCGTTGCGGTCGGCGCAGGACGCCGAGGGCGCGCGCCGGTCGGCCGCGCTGGCCAGGCGCGCCTGGCACGACGGGGATCTGCTGGACGACCAGGGCGTCGACGGCACCGGCTGGTTGATGGTGGTCTGGGCCTACCAGCTGTGCGACGAACTGCAGGCGGCAGCGCACGTGGCGTCCACGGTCCTGCAGCGTGCCCGCGAGAGCAGCTCGATCGACGCGTTCGCGTCGGCAAGCTACACGCGCGGGCGCACCGAATTCGACCTCGGCCGCCTCAACGAGGCGCAAGCCGACATCGAGCAGACCATCGCGGCGGGCGAATCCGGATGGGCGCGGTTCCAGGAAACGGCGTACGCCCTGTGCGCGATCATCCAGGTCGAGCGCGGCGAACTGGAGAATGCGGCGACGAGCATCGATGCCGTGTACCGCCCGGACATGGTCGGCGGCATGGAGCGCGCCTGGCTCGCGTTCGCGCGCGGGCGCCTGGAGCTGGCCCGCAACCGCCCGTCCGATGCGCTGTTGCAGTTCCTGCGCGCCGGCAACTGGCTGAGCGACGAGCTCGCCGTCGAGCACAGTGCGCTGCCGTGGCGCGACTTCGCGGGCCGTGCGGCGTTCGCGATCGGCGAGCCGGACCGGGCGCGCAAGCTCGCCGAGCCGCTTGCCGCGCTCGGGGAGCGGGCCGGGTTGCCGGTGATCCGCGCGCGCGGGCTGCGGGTGCTCGGCTTGCTCGAGCCGGGTGACGTCGGGATCGCGATGCTCCGCGAGGCGTCGGCGTTGTTCGGATCGGCCGGAGCGGCGCTGGATCAGGCCGAAGTGCTGATCGACATCGGCGCGCGGCTACGGCGCGGCGGTGACCGCGCGGCCGCCCGGCCACCGCTGGCGACTGCGCTCGATCGGGCCGCGGCGCTCGGGGCGGTCCGACTTGCCGAGCTCGCCAGGCAGGAGCTTGCCGCGGCGGGCGCGCGACCGCGGACCGAACGGCGCAGCGGGCCCGATGCGCTGACGCCCAGCGAGCGCCGGGTCGCGCGCCTGGCCGCTGAGGGGCTGTCGAACCCGCAGATCGCGCAGGCCCTGTTCGTGACGCCGAAGACCGTCGAGTACCACCTACGGCACGCCTATCAGAAGCTCGGCATCACCGGCCGGGGCGGGCTGTCCGCGGCGTTGGCCGAGGGATGA
- the rdgB gene encoding RdgB/HAM1 family non-canonical purine NTP pyrophosphatase → MTRVLLASRNAKKLAELRRILAPSLPEVEVLGLDDVPPYDEVPETGATFADNALLKAREGFAHTGLATVADDSGLAVEALNGMPGVLSARWSGRHGDDLANLELVLAQLADTPDCRLGAAFVCAVAFVDAHGEVVVDGRMDGRLVRTPRGQNGFGYDPIFVPAGLELTSAELDSDRKDQISHRGNALRALVPHLLDRLP, encoded by the coding sequence GTGACTCGGGTACTGCTTGCCAGCCGGAACGCGAAGAAGCTCGCCGAACTGCGCCGGATCTTGGCACCGTCGCTGCCCGAGGTCGAGGTGCTCGGGCTGGACGACGTCCCGCCGTACGACGAGGTCCCGGAGACCGGCGCCACGTTCGCCGACAATGCGCTGCTCAAGGCGCGTGAGGGGTTCGCGCACACGGGGTTAGCCACGGTCGCTGACGATTCGGGGCTGGCTGTCGAGGCGCTCAACGGCATGCCGGGCGTGCTCTCGGCGCGCTGGTCCGGGCGGCACGGTGACGATCTGGCCAACCTGGAACTCGTCCTGGCCCAGTTGGCGGACACTCCGGACTGTCGGCTCGGCGCAGCCTTCGTCTGCGCGGTCGCGTTCGTCGATGCGCACGGCGAGGTGGTGGTGGACGGTCGGATGGACGGTCGCCTGGTGCGTACTCCGCGCGGGCAGAACGGCTTCGGCTACGACCCGATCTTCGTACCTGCGGGGCTGGAGTTGACCAGCGCCGAGTTGGATTCGGACCGCAAGGATCAGATCAGCCATCGTGGCAACGCGCTGCGCGCGCTGGTGCCGCACCTGCTCGATCGTCTGCCGTAG
- the rph gene encoding ribonuclease PH — protein sequence MSRPDGRAADQLRPITITRNWQAYAEGSALVEFGETKVLCAASVQQGVPRWRKGSGLGWVTAEYAMLPRATLTRNDRESVKGRIGGRTHEISRLIGRSLRAAIDLSALGENSIAIDCDVLQADGGTRTAAITGAYVALADAVSWLRAKGALARPEPLVNSISAVSVGVIDGEPRLDLMYTEDVRAETDMNVVVTGTGEFVEVQGTAEGTPFRRDELDALLDLAVAGCADLAKFQHEALAS from the coding sequence ATGTCACGCCCAGACGGCCGCGCGGCCGACCAGCTCCGTCCGATAACGATCACACGCAACTGGCAGGCGTACGCCGAGGGTTCGGCGCTGGTCGAGTTCGGCGAGACGAAGGTGCTCTGCGCGGCCTCGGTCCAGCAGGGGGTGCCGCGCTGGCGCAAGGGCAGCGGGCTGGGCTGGGTCACCGCCGAGTACGCGATGCTGCCGCGCGCCACCCTCACCCGCAACGACCGCGAGTCGGTCAAGGGCCGGATCGGTGGTCGCACCCACGAGATCTCGCGGCTGATCGGCCGCTCGTTGCGTGCCGCGATCGACCTGTCGGCGCTCGGCGAGAACTCGATCGCGATCGACTGCGACGTGCTCCAGGCCGACGGCGGCACCCGCACCGCGGCGATCACCGGCGCTTACGTCGCGCTCGCCGACGCGGTGTCCTGGCTGCGTGCGAAGGGTGCGCTGGCGCGTCCCGAGCCGCTGGTCAACTCGATCAGTGCGGTGTCGGTCGGCGTCATCGACGGCGAGCCGCGGCTGGATCTGATGTACACCGAGGACGTGCGTGCCGAGACCGATATGAACGTGGTCGTGACCGGAACGGGGGAGTTCGTCGAGGTGCAGGGCACCGCCGAGGGCACCCCGTTCCGCCGCGATGAGTTGGACGCGCTGCTCGACCTCGCTGTTGCCGGTTGTGCCGACCTGGCGAAGTTCCAGCATGAGGCGCTCGCTTCGTGA
- a CDS encoding ATP-binding cassette domain-containing protein, which translates to MTNAFEAEGLTKRFGDTQALAGIDLSAAEGTVLGVLGPNGAGKTTAVRILATLLRPDSGTARVAGYDVLREPLKVRQNIGLTGQYASVDEDLTGMQNLVMIGQLLDLSTTAARRRATELLEWFDLTGAASRIAKTYSGGMRRRLDLAASLVGRPPVIFLDEPTTGLDPAKREDMWGVVRSLVNDGSTVLLTTQYLDEADALADDITVIDHGRVIAHDTPDGLKRVVGGQRLTARPVDPAHYEPLGQILAELTGNTPEPEGRHSLTVTVDDDELLPAALTRLHEAGIRVTEFSLHLPSLDEVFFTLTGARTEDDQEPAA; encoded by the coding sequence ATGACGAACGCATTCGAAGCAGAAGGACTCACCAAGCGATTCGGTGATACCCAGGCGCTGGCCGGCATCGACCTGTCCGCGGCCGAGGGAACCGTCCTGGGCGTCCTCGGCCCGAACGGAGCCGGCAAGACGACAGCCGTCCGGATCCTCGCCACGCTGCTGCGCCCGGACTCCGGTACCGCGCGGGTGGCCGGCTACGACGTGCTGCGCGAGCCGCTCAAGGTGCGCCAGAACATCGGGCTGACCGGCCAGTACGCCTCCGTCGACGAGGACCTGACCGGCATGCAGAACCTGGTGATGATCGGGCAGCTGCTCGACCTGTCGACCACCGCCGCCCGGCGCCGCGCCACCGAGTTGCTCGAGTGGTTCGACCTCACCGGCGCAGCCAGCCGGATCGCCAAGACCTACTCCGGCGGCATGCGGCGGCGGCTGGACCTGGCCGCGTCGCTGGTCGGGCGGCCGCCGGTGATCTTCCTGGACGAGCCGACCACCGGACTCGACCCGGCCAAGCGCGAGGACATGTGGGGGGTGGTCCGCAGCCTGGTCAACGACGGGTCGACGGTGCTGCTCACCACCCAGTACCTGGACGAGGCCGACGCGCTCGCGGACGACATCACCGTGATCGACCACGGCCGGGTGATCGCCCACGACACGCCGGACGGACTCAAGCGGGTGGTCGGCGGGCAGCGGCTCACCGCCCGCCCGGTGGACCCCGCGCACTACGAGCCGCTCGGCCAGATCCTGGCCGAGCTCACCGGCAACACCCCCGAACCGGAGGGACGGCACTCGCTGACCGTCACCGTCGACGACGACGAGCTGTTGCCGGCCGCCCTCACCCGGCTGCACGAGGCGGGGATCCGGGTCACCGAGTTCTCGCTGCACCTGCCCAGCCTGGACGAGGTGTTCTTCACCCTCACCGGCGCCCGCACCGAAGACGATCAGGAGCCAGCTGCATGA
- a CDS encoding ABC transporter permease, whose product MSATTMNKYSRPAPPAAAAETDAAAPQFRTLRHALVLAKRNLIKTARTPEQLIDVTVQPIIFLLLFVYVFGGAISGGSRHDYLQYLLPGLLGQGIALGSVALGQNMNADIEKGVFDRFRSLPIARSAPLVGAVLADFFRYLLVCVIFLGFGYVMGFRITTNPLAVVAAVALAIAFALCFCWISVWVGMKARTPGSVQGVMFLLILPLSFGSNVFVSTSTMPGWMQAFVKVNPISHLVGAVRGMTVGGPVAGHVGWTLLWMAGLLVVFVPLAMRAYRRRT is encoded by the coding sequence ATGAGTGCGACGACCATGAACAAGTACTCCAGGCCCGCTCCGCCGGCCGCCGCCGCCGAGACGGACGCCGCCGCACCGCAGTTCCGCACGCTGCGGCACGCGCTGGTGCTCGCCAAGCGCAACCTGATCAAGACGGCGCGCACACCGGAGCAGCTGATCGACGTCACCGTGCAGCCGATCATCTTCCTGCTGCTGTTCGTGTACGTCTTCGGCGGCGCGATCAGCGGGGGCTCGCGGCACGACTACCTGCAGTACCTGCTGCCCGGCCTGCTCGGCCAGGGCATCGCGCTCGGGTCGGTCGCGCTGGGCCAGAACATGAACGCCGACATCGAGAAGGGCGTGTTCGACCGGTTCCGCTCGCTGCCGATCGCACGGTCGGCACCGCTGGTCGGGGCGGTGCTCGCCGACTTCTTCCGCTACCTGCTGGTGTGCGTGATCTTCCTCGGCTTCGGCTACGTGATGGGCTTCCGGATCACGACGAATCCTCTCGCGGTCGTCGCCGCCGTCGCACTGGCCATCGCGTTCGCGCTGTGCTTCTGCTGGATCTCGGTGTGGGTCGGGATGAAGGCGCGCACCCCCGGCTCCGTGCAGGGCGTGATGTTCCTGCTCATCCTGCCGCTTTCCTTCGGCAGCAACGTGTTCGTCAGTACCTCGACGATGCCGGGCTGGATGCAGGCGTTCGTCAAGGTCAACCCGATCTCACACCTGGTGGGCGCGGTGCGTGGCATGACGGTCGGCGGCCCGGTGGCCGGGCACGTCGGCTGGACGCTGCTGTGGATGGCCGGGCTGCTGGTGGTGTTCGTGCCGCTGGCGATGCGCGCCTACCGGCGCCGCACCTGA
- a CDS encoding BTAD domain-containing putative transcriptional regulator, which translates to MQVGILGPLEVRRDDGAPVDVAGARLRALVTRLALDAGRPVTVAALVDAVWGDAPPTDEANALQTLVSRLRRTLGDATAVGQSPAGYRLAVDPGDVDARRFERLTAEGAAALHANDADRAAELLCSALALWRGPALIDGGAAVAADATRLHDLRLAAVLDRLDADLALGRAAAAVTELDALAADYPLHERLAGQLMRALAATGRQAEALTSYERLRSRLADELGVDPAPELQAIHLAVLRGELGSAAQPKLPESPTRRTNLRAQLTSFVGRDDEVARIGKSLEQSRLVTLVGPGGAGKTRLAAEAATQILDTAPDGIWFVELASVTDAADVPQVILGSLGLREVVLLEQRSRPSARDAIGRVLDALADKQTVLVLDNCEHLIDATARLTDQLLAESPGLRILTTSREPLGIFGETLLVVPPLGLPQPDVTASQALAFPAVRLFADRVAAARPDFALDDESVAVVAEIVRRLDGLPLAIELAAARLRTMPLLEVAERLSDRFRLLTGGSRTAMPRHRTLRAVVEWSWDLLTAGERVLVERLAVFPSGATLRSATAVCADDVVPADDVIDLLASLVDKSLLQVNRSGRYRMLETIREYGIERLAERDELAPIRSRHADFFADLVREADQRLRTADQLPWIERLNEERDNVLAALRYLGDEGRADAALELAAGVGWFWMLTGAHSEAAIWLRFALSVEGVAEVEAHKRLMIETMLAVNSANGPQVMDAETLEAGMARLIDLNERLEAVDPRAAPLLALLRSVIALFSGDEALMQRRIQDAIGSGDEWVAASAVMFRANIAENDGDVASMRVDTERALDTFVRLGDRWGMASCLQTLGLIETNEGDLAAALAHFQDALRYVAELGASDDEAWLNMRLADVYVRLDDLAAARTCAERAAELSSAGGSMREAIFGRVLMAEIARRTGDFDAARTLREEALERLRTMPRGHPMQGHGLAMTLAIVAKHELIDGDVELARERLIEAYETALGTRDMPIVAAVGVVGAQLAAHDGDDVRAARCLGAAARLRGADDPTGPDIAELTPLLRDRLGDAGFERAYAAGKGLGREDALEALTPR; encoded by the coding sequence GTGCAAGTGGGGATCCTCGGGCCGCTGGAGGTACGGCGTGACGACGGGGCGCCGGTGGATGTGGCCGGCGCCCGGCTGCGTGCTCTGGTAACCCGGCTGGCCCTGGACGCCGGACGCCCGGTCACTGTAGCCGCGCTCGTGGACGCGGTGTGGGGCGACGCTCCGCCTACCGACGAGGCCAATGCGCTGCAGACGCTTGTGTCCCGGTTGCGCCGCACCCTCGGCGACGCCACGGCCGTCGGGCAGTCCCCGGCCGGCTACCGGCTGGCCGTCGACCCGGGCGATGTCGACGCGCGACGTTTCGAACGGCTGACCGCGGAGGGAGCCGCCGCGCTGCACGCCAACGACGCCGATCGCGCCGCCGAGTTGCTGTGCAGCGCTCTCGCGTTGTGGCGCGGCCCGGCCCTGATCGACGGCGGTGCGGCCGTGGCGGCCGATGCGACCCGGCTGCACGACCTGCGCCTTGCCGCGGTGCTCGACCGACTGGATGCCGACCTGGCCCTCGGGCGCGCCGCAGCGGCGGTCACCGAGCTCGACGCGCTGGCGGCGGACTACCCGCTGCACGAAAGGCTGGCCGGCCAGTTGATGCGCGCCCTGGCCGCGACCGGCCGGCAGGCGGAGGCACTCACCAGCTACGAGCGGCTGCGGTCGCGGTTGGCCGACGAGCTCGGTGTCGATCCGGCGCCGGAGTTGCAGGCGATCCACCTGGCGGTGCTGCGCGGCGAACTGGGCAGCGCCGCGCAGCCGAAGCTGCCGGAATCGCCGACGAGGCGCACCAACCTCAGGGCCCAGCTGACCAGCTTCGTCGGTCGCGACGACGAGGTGGCCCGCATCGGCAAGTCGCTGGAGCAGAGCCGGCTGGTGACCCTGGTCGGACCCGGGGGCGCCGGCAAGACCCGGCTGGCCGCCGAGGCTGCGACTCAGATCCTGGACACCGCGCCGGACGGGATCTGGTTCGTCGAGCTGGCCTCGGTCACCGACGCCGCCGACGTGCCCCAGGTGATCCTCGGCTCGCTCGGGCTGCGCGAGGTCGTGCTGCTGGAGCAGCGCAGCCGCCCCTCGGCACGCGACGCGATCGGGCGGGTGCTGGACGCGCTGGCCGACAAGCAGACCGTGCTCGTGCTGGACAACTGCGAGCACCTGATCGACGCAACGGCCCGGCTCACCGACCAGCTGCTCGCCGAGTCGCCCGGGCTGCGGATACTGACCACCAGCCGCGAACCGCTCGGCATCTTCGGCGAGACGTTGCTCGTGGTGCCGCCGCTCGGCCTGCCGCAGCCCGATGTCACCGCGAGCCAGGCGCTGGCGTTCCCCGCGGTGCGGCTGTTCGCCGACCGGGTCGCGGCGGCGCGCCCGGACTTCGCCCTCGACGACGAATCGGTCGCCGTCGTCGCCGAGATCGTGCGCCGGCTGGACGGGCTGCCGCTGGCCATCGAGCTTGCCGCCGCGCGGCTGCGGACCATGCCGTTGCTCGAGGTGGCCGAGCGACTCTCCGACCGCTTCCGGCTGCTTACCGGCGGCAGCCGCACCGCGATGCCGCGGCACCGCACGCTGCGTGCTGTCGTCGAGTGGAGCTGGGACCTGCTCACGGCCGGCGAACGGGTGCTCGTCGAGCGGCTCGCGGTGTTCCCCTCCGGCGCCACGCTGCGCAGTGCCACGGCCGTGTGCGCCGACGACGTGGTGCCCGCCGACGACGTGATCGACCTGCTCGCCTCGCTGGTGGACAAGTCGCTGCTGCAGGTGAACCGGAGCGGCCGCTACCGGATGCTGGAGACGATCCGCGAGTACGGCATCGAGCGGCTCGCCGAACGGGACGAGCTAGCCCCGATACGAAGCAGGCACGCCGACTTCTTCGCGGACCTGGTGCGCGAGGCGGACCAGCGGCTGCGTACCGCTGACCAGCTCCCGTGGATCGAGCGCCTGAACGAGGAACGCGACAACGTGCTGGCCGCGTTGCGCTACCTCGGTGATGAGGGCCGGGCCGACGCGGCGCTCGAGCTGGCCGCCGGCGTCGGCTGGTTCTGGATGCTCACCGGTGCCCATTCGGAGGCCGCGATCTGGCTGCGCTTCGCACTGTCGGTGGAGGGCGTCGCCGAGGTGGAGGCGCACAAGCGGCTGATGATCGAGACCATGCTGGCGGTCAACTCCGCAAACGGCCCGCAGGTGATGGACGCCGAGACCCTCGAGGCCGGCATGGCCCGGCTGATCGACCTCAACGAGCGATTGGAAGCGGTCGACCCGCGTGCCGCGCCGCTGCTCGCGCTGCTGCGGTCGGTGATCGCGCTGTTCAGCGGTGACGAGGCGTTGATGCAGCGGCGGATCCAGGACGCGATCGGTTCGGGGGACGAGTGGGTGGCCGCGTCGGCGGTGATGTTCCGCGCGAACATCGCCGAGAACGATGGTGACGTCGCGTCGATGCGGGTGGACACCGAGCGCGCGCTGGACACCTTCGTCCGCCTCGGTGACCGCTGGGGGATGGCGTCGTGCCTGCAGACGCTCGGTCTGATCGAGACGAACGAGGGGGATCTGGCCGCGGCCCTGGCTCACTTCCAGGACGCGCTGCGTTACGTGGCCGAACTGGGTGCCAGCGACGACGAGGCGTGGCTCAACATGCGGCTGGCCGACGTATACGTGCGGCTCGACGACCTCGCGGCCGCGCGCACCTGTGCCGAGCGTGCCGCCGAGCTGAGTTCGGCCGGCGGGTCGATGCGCGAGGCGATCTTCGGGCGGGTGCTGATGGCCGAGATCGCCCGCCGCACCGGCGACTTCGACGCGGCGCGCACGCTGCGCGAGGAGGCGCTGGAGCGGCTGCGCACGATGCCGCGCGGACATCCGATGCAGGGGCACGGACTGGCAATGACGCTGGCGATCGTGGCCAAGCACGAGTTGATCGACGGCGACGTCGAGCTGGCGCGGGAGCGGCTGATCGAGGCGTACGAGACCGCGCTCGGCACCCGCGACATGCCCATCGTGGCCGCCGTCGGCGTGGTCGGGGCGCAGTTGGCGGCCCATGACGGCGACGACGTGCGCGCCGCGCGGTGCCTGGGCGCCGCCGCCCGGCTGCGCGGCGCGGACGACCCCACCGGACCGGACATCGCCGAGCTCACCCCGCTGCTGCGCGATCGCCTCGGCGACGCCGGGTTCGAGCGGGCCTACGCGGCCGGCAAGGGCCTCGGGCGCGAGGACGCGCTCGAGGCCCTGACGCCACGCTGA
- a CDS encoding YjbQ family protein produces MRSETIAVRTGGRPTVHDLTGACTRFVSSESDGLLSVFVPHATAGVAILETGAGSDADLLDAIDTLLPREDRWRHSHGSAGHGRDHVLPAFLAPSITVPVLGGRLQLGTWQSVCLVDTNVDNAERQVRLSFLPG; encoded by the coding sequence ATGCGCAGCGAAACGATCGCGGTACGGACCGGCGGACGCCCCACAGTGCACGACCTCACCGGTGCGTGCACCCGCTTCGTGAGCAGCGAGTCGGACGGCTTGCTGAGCGTGTTCGTGCCGCATGCGACCGCGGGCGTCGCGATCCTGGAGACCGGTGCGGGCAGCGACGCCGACCTGCTCGACGCGATCGACACGCTGCTGCCCCGCGAGGACCGGTGGCGGCACAGCCACGGCTCGGCCGGTCACGGCCGCGATCACGTGCTGCCGGCGTTCCTCGCGCCGTCGATCACCGTTCCGGTGCTGGGCGGCCGGTTGCAGCTCGGCACCTGGCAGTCCGTCTGCCTCGTCGACACCAACGTCGACAACGCCGAGCGGCAGGTGCGGCTCAGCTTCCTGCCCGGCTGA
- a CDS encoding lysophospholipid acyltransferase family protein, giving the protein MSATPAPLPIGYRLVVGATTPFMLWSRIRVTGTEDLPTHGPTLLVANHDSNWDPVTIAYAARHRRQVRALAKAELWKNPLVAKVLDNMGQIPIERGRNNMAAMAAAEQVLRDGGCIGVFPEGTRSRGKVLKARSGAGRLVRAVPDTVIVCARVTGTAGPVWRPGGTRIAVHFFRPAGGQRKPDEPSAALMIRLLAEIRAEAPPVGR; this is encoded by the coding sequence ATGTCTGCGACACCCGCGCCGCTGCCCATCGGTTACCGGCTCGTGGTCGGCGCCACCACGCCGTTCATGCTGTGGTCCCGCATCCGGGTGACCGGCACCGAGGACCTGCCCACCCACGGTCCGACGTTGCTCGTCGCCAACCACGACAGCAACTGGGACCCGGTCACGATCGCGTACGCGGCCCGCCATCGGCGCCAGGTGCGCGCGCTCGCCAAGGCCGAGCTCTGGAAGAACCCGCTGGTCGCGAAGGTCCTGGACAACATGGGCCAGATCCCCATCGAGCGGGGCCGCAACAACATGGCCGCGATGGCCGCCGCCGAGCAGGTGTTGCGCGACGGCGGCTGCATCGGCGTCTTTCCCGAGGGCACCCGATCACGCGGCAAGGTCCTCAAGGCCCGCAGCGGCGCCGGCCGCCTGGTCCGAGCCGTCCCGGACACGGTCATCGTGTGCGCGCGGGTGACCGGGACGGCCGGGCCGGTCTGGCGACCGGGTGGGACCCGCATCGCCGTGCACTTCTTCCGTCCCGCCGGCGGGCAGCGCAAGCCGGACGAGCCGTCGGCCGCCCTGATGATCCGGCTGCTCGCCGAGATCCGCGCCGAGGCGCCGCCGGTCGGCCGCTGA